CAATTTGGCCGGTACACGCTTCAACAATATCAACCTTTCGGGTGCCTCGTTCACCGACAGCAACATGTCCGGCTGGTCGATTGATGACGTCAATTTGACGGGTCTTAAGCTCACCAATTCAAATCTATCCGGCGCCCACATATCGGCCTGCCGAATGACAGGCATGAAGATCGACGGCATTCCTGTCGAGGATCTCCTGGCTGCTTACAAAGCGGCTAAAGAGCAAGCTTGATACTCACTCAACCAGCTTGAACTCCAGCATCAGGTTGCGCTGGAGGAATGAGTGGTTGTCGTCGGACACGATGATGAGGCGCGTAGAGCCGTCCGCATCCTTCACGATGTCCATGCCTTCCATGTTATCGATCTGGTAGGCCATGCCTGCCTCGAGCAGGATTTCGCCGTCCACGACCGCGCCGGGCCGGATATCAGCGCCACGCAGGCGGCGGATGCGCATGCCCACACCTTCGGCAAAATTGAAGCGGCGTTCGAGCAGCAAGAGGTCGCCATTGGGCAGGAACGCGCCGTCTGTGACATCGAACGAGGGATGGTGGGTAACGGCGAAGGCGCCTTTCAGCGGTCCCTCCAGGATTGCCGCGAGAAGATTGCCATCCGCATCGATGCTTTTTTCCGCAACGACAACGAGAGCGCCACCGAGTGGCGACGCGCTCGGCGATACCGCCAGCGTTTCCAAGCCGCCATTGTGGCGCAACTCGTCATTGGGGATGAGGTGAGGCAATCGCCCAACCGGTTTTGCAGAGAGAAATCCCGGATCGGCATAAATATCGATCCTGTGGCGTTGCTCGTAACTCACGAAAACCTTGCCGTCACGCAACGCGAGGCCCTCGGCATCCATGTCCATCTTGCGTGGCGGTTCGCGACCGCTCATGTCCAGCATCGGCGCGATACGGGTCTCGGCAACGCCAGACAGCGCACCCACCGCATCGCGGGTGACCCGGCCCGTCAACCAATGACCGGTGTCCAGCACCGCAACAAAGTCCTCACCGTTGGGGCGGAACCGAATGGAGGATATCGCACCGAACAATTTCTCCGGCGAGCTCATCACCATGCCGCCGATGAATTCCAGTTTGCCGAAGCGTTTCGCGCTCGTGCCGACCTCGAAGCCGGAGAACTGGCGAACGCTGACCGGCACATCGATAGTAGAAGCGCCGATCGACACCGGAAACAGCGTGACCGCCATGACAGCGGCCATCGACAGAATCCCGCGAGGGGTGGAAGTCCGGCCTTGCTTATCCCGCACGGCGGAGCCTGCGCGACGAACCGGAAGCGCTGCTCGTATCCTCGAAGAGAGCTGCCAACTGCTCGGTCATCGCGCCAGCCAGTTCATCTGCGTCAACAATGGTGACGGCGCGGCGATAATAACGTGTCACGTCGTGGCCGATACCGATTGCCAGCAACTCAACCGGCGACCGTGTCTCGATCTGCTCGATCACAGCGCGCAGATGCCGTTCCAGATAATTGCCCGGATTGACCGACAGGGTCGAATCATCGACCGGCGCACCGTCCGAGATCATCATCATGATCTTGCGCTGCTCGGGACGGCCGATCAGACGGTTATGCGCCCACATCAACGCTTCGCCATCGATGTTTTCCTTGAGCAGACCTTCGCGCATCATCAGGCCGAGATTGCGCCGTGCGCGCCGCCACGGCGCATCCGCCGACTTGTAGATGATGTGGCGCAGATCGTTAAGGCGGCCAGGGGAAGCTGGCTTGCCACTGGCAAGCCATTGCTCGCGCGATTGTCCACCCTTCCACGCCTTGGTGGTAAAGCCGAGGATTTCCACCTTCACACCCGAGCGCTCCAGCGTACGCGCCAGAATATCGGCGCAGGTGGCGGCAACCGTGATCGGACGGCCGCGCATCGAACCGGAATTGTCGATGACCAGCGAAACCACGGTGTCGCGGAATTTGGTGTCGCGTTCCTTCTTGAAGGAAAGCGGCTGCATCGGGTCGATGATAAGCCGCACGAGACGGGCCGGATCGAGGTACCCCTCTTCCAGATCGAAATCCCAGGAACGGTTCTGCTGCGCCATCAGGCGGCGCTGGAGACGGTTCGCCAATCGTCCGACGGCACCCTGGAGATGAGCAAGCTGCTTATCGAGGAAAGCGCGCAGGCGGTCCAACTCCGCGTCGTCGCACAGTTCCTCGGCATGGATTTCCTCGTCGAATTCCTGGCTGAAGATACGGTAGTCGACCTTCTCGTTGAAGTCGTCGAAGGGGCTGTTGGGACGGCGGGTCTCGCCGGGCGTTTCGGAATCCTCGTCGAGATCGTCGGACATTTCCTCATCCGACATCTCGGCGCCGTCCATCTCGCCTTCTTCCATTTCCTCCTGCGAGGCCTC
This sequence is a window from Agrobacterium tumefaciens. Protein-coding genes within it:
- a CDS encoding pentapeptide repeat-containing protein, yielding MQIKDRIDVLNATSATLSGSTFDDVNLSGTAFNNVNLAGTRFNNINLSGASFTDSNMSGWSIDDVNLTGLKLTNSNLSGAHISACRMTGMKIDGIPVEDLLAAYKAAKEQA
- a CDS encoding esterase-like activity of phytase family protein translates to MAAVMAVTLFPVSIGASTIDVPVSVRQFSGFEVGTSAKRFGKLEFIGGMVMSSPEKLFGAISSIRFRPNGEDFVAVLDTGHWLTGRVTRDAVGALSGVAETRIAPMLDMSGREPPRKMDMDAEGLALRDGKVFVSYEQRHRIDIYADPGFLSAKPVGRLPHLIPNDELRHNGGLETLAVSPSASPLGGALVVVAEKSIDADGNLLAAILEGPLKGAFAVTHHPSFDVTDGAFLPNGDLLLLERRFNFAEGVGMRIRRLRGADIRPGAVVDGEILLEAGMAYQIDNMEGMDIVKDADGSTRLIIVSDDNHSFLQRNLMLEFKLVE
- the cobT gene encoding cobaltochelatase subunit CobT, which produces MAARGDNSRPKPGTAVDTEPLRQAIAGCVRSVAGDAEVEVVFANERPGLAGERMRLPEISKKPTAQEIAITRGLGDSMALRLACHDADTHAVMSPQGAEARLIFDAVEQARVESIGALRMPGMASNIHAMNTEKYAKANFAGITKQDDAPLAEAVSLLVREKLTGEKPPESAGKVLDLWRDFIEDKAAGDLNDLSKVIGDQKAFSRLVRKMLTSMQMAEDFGDEDNEPESQEAESNEDQPRTNETEEEQVEEEAGSDATPADENEASQEEMEEGEMDGAEMSDEEMSDDLDEDSETPGETRRPNSPFDDFNEKVDYRIFSQEFDEEIHAEELCDDAELDRLRAFLDKQLAHLQGAVGRLANRLQRRLMAQQNRSWDFDLEEGYLDPARLVRLIIDPMQPLSFKKERDTKFRDTVVSLVIDNSGSMRGRPITVAATCADILARTLERSGVKVEILGFTTKAWKGGQSREQWLASGKPASPGRLNDLRHIIYKSADAPWRRARRNLGLMMREGLLKENIDGEALMWAHNRLIGRPEQRKIMMMISDGAPVDDSTLSVNPGNYLERHLRAVIEQIETRSPVELLAIGIGHDVTRYYRRAVTIVDADELAGAMTEQLAALFEDTSSASGSSRRLRRAG